From one Musa acuminata AAA Group cultivar baxijiao chromosome BXJ2-6, Cavendish_Baxijiao_AAA, whole genome shotgun sequence genomic stretch:
- the LOC103990057 gene encoding stress enhanced protein 2, chloroplastic has product MAIAGAARAIVCDLGQQRKDSPLPPPVLRVRLAEPSAESGKILLQPRLCTLRSYGTREGGVMRRTSVGDASSFFASLADYIESSRKSYHFEIVSGRLAMVAFAAAVSVEVVTGNSIFKKLDLQQIAEAAGVCVAVVACAATFAWFSSARTRIGQMITLGCNSFVDALIDNIVEALFYDSELSDWSDEI; this is encoded by the exons ATGGCCATCGCTGGGGCCGCGAGGGCGATCGTATGCGACCTGGGCCAGCAGAGGAAGGATTCTCCGCTGCCACCGCCGGTGCTGAGGGTCCGTCTGGCGGAGCCATCGGCGGAGAGCGGAAAAATCCTGCTCCAGCCCCGGCTCTGCACGCTGAGATCGTACGGGACGCGTGAAGGCGGAGTGATGAGGAGAACGTCAGTGGGGGACGCGTCGTCCTTCTTCGCGTCCCTCGCCGACTATATCGAGAGCTCGCGCAAGAGCTACCACTTCGAGATCGTCTCCGGTCGCCTCGCCATG GTTGCGTTTGCAGCTGCAGTCTCCGTGGAGGTGGTAACGGGCAACTCCATCTTCAAGAAGCTGGACTTGCAGCAGATAGCCGAGGCCGCGGGGGTGTGCGTGGCGGTCGTGGCTTGTGCCGCCACCTTCGCTTGGTTCTCGAGTGCTCGGACCAGGATCGGTCAGATGATCACCCTGGGATGCAACAGCTTCGTCGACGCTCTCATCGACAACATCGTGGAAGCCCTGTTCTACGACAGCGAGCTGAGTGACTGGTCCGATGAGATATAG
- the LOC135613738 gene encoding ethylene-responsive transcription factor LEP-like, translating to MEDFPQAILHRSRRRRTRASSEYLGVRRRPWGRYAAEIRNPYTKERHWLGTFDTAEEAALAYDLSSISFCGPARARTNFRYPFLPAPSPPPPPPPPPPPPSPLSEETNVCYFEVDSTGDDDSMTIAAILQSFRQSTSLSSSSLLF from the coding sequence ATGGAGGACTTCCCCCAGGCTATCCTACACCGTAGTAGAAGGCGACGTACGCGGGCGTCGAGCGAGTACCTTGGAGTCCGTCGCAGACCGTGGGGGCGCTACGCCGCTGAGATCCGGAACCCTTACACCAAGGAGAGGCATTGGCTCGGCACCTTCGACACTGCAGAGGAAGCTGCACTCGCCTAcgacctctcctctatttccttctGTGGGCCAGCAAGAGCTCGGACGAACTTCCGCTACCCTTTCCTGCCCGCTCCATCGCCGCCACCtcctccaccgccaccgccaccgcctccaTCGCCCTTGTCCGAGGAGACGAATGTGTGCTACTTCGAGGTGGATTCCACGGGCGATGATGACTCCATGACCATTGCTGCCATCCTGCAGAGTTTTCGACAGTCTACgtccctctcttcctcctctcttctcttctgA
- the LOC135614013 gene encoding malonyl-CoA:anthocyanidin 5-O-glucoside-6''-O-malonyltransferase-like gives MSFLVEPQAVDSEIDEIMAARLLPFPTLLHYFPLAGELTYLLYSGNVVIDCSPAANGPGVAFLEADAEGDLGLLANAEVHDHSVFLRLVPELDVRELPAPLFAVQVTRFCWPQGVDSVAVGFAAHPAVVDGRALWRFVEAWTAECRGDRTGGYRTPEEPGDSCIRRRPTTEVTAAGSSPLAS, from the exons ATGTCTTTCTTAGTTGAGCCTCAGGCTGTTGACTCAGAGATAGATGAGATAATG GCTGCCCGTCTCTTGCCTTTCCCCACCCTCCTTCACTACTTCCCCCTTGCTGGCGAGCTCACCTACCTCCTCTACTCGGGTAACGTAGTCATCGACTGCTCCCCTGCCGCCAACGGCCCCGGCGTCGCCTTCCTCGAGGCGGATGCAGAAGGCGACCTCGGCCTCCTCGCCAACGCCGAAGTCCATGACCACAGCGTTTTCCTCCGCCTCGTGCCGGAGCTCGACGTGAGGGAACTCCCCGCGCCGTTGTTCGCCGTGCAGGTGACGAGGTTCTGCTGGCCCCAGGGGGTGGATAGCGTGGCAGTGGGGTTTGCCGCTCACCCCGCGGTGGTGGATGGTCGGGCCCTCTGGAGGTTCGTGGAGGCGTGGACGGCGGAGTGCCGTGGGGATAGAACGGGGGGTTATCGGACGCCCGAGGAGCCAGGGGATTCTTGCATCAGGCGGCGCCCTACGACGGAGGTGACTGCTGCTGGATCCTCTCCACTAGCCTCATAa
- the LOC135615915 gene encoding protein ACTIVITY OF BC1 COMPLEX KINASE 8, chloroplastic-like, translating to MAVSLSTAPPVLQDLLFLRPSAGRLSSLPLLRYYPLHSRRRFRRLPSRVVLRSAYDEEVAVTDVSPELDRYVGNGNVGARFGYKEVVNGSTNGSVELFLNGNGSTNGGLMKYSGENATIAEDVDKVSEEAKRQKRVEDIGKEDAWFKKDGEQPQVSVAPGGRWNRFRTYSTIQRTLEIWGFVFAFLFKTWLNDQKFSYRGGMTEEKKVLRRKALAKWLKESILRLGPTFIKTGQQFSTRVDILPQEYVDQLSELQDQVPPFPSETAVSIIEEELGAPLDGIFDRFDYEPIAAASLGQVHRARLKGQEVVIKVQRPDLKELFDIDLKNLRVIAEYLQKVDPKSDGAKRDWVAIYDECASVLYQEIDYMKEAANAEKFAENFTNMEYVKVPKIYWEYTTPQVLTMEYVPGVKINRIKQLDQLGVDRKRLGRYAVESYLEQILSHGFFHADPHPGNIAVDDVNGGRLIFYDFGMMGSISSNIREGLLEAFYGIYDKDPDRVVQAMIQMGVLVPTGDMTAVRRTAQFFLNSFEERLAAQRKEREMASAELGFKKQLTKEERLEKKKLRLAAIGEDLLAIAADQPFRFPATFTFVVRAFSVLDGIGKGLDPRFDITEIAKPYALELLRFREAGLEVIVKDIKKRWERQSSAFYNLFRQADRVEKLAQTIQRLEEGDLKLRVRTLESERAFQRVAAVQKTIGNAVALGSLVNLATILYFNSVRVPAMAAYLLCAFFGAQVLFGFLKVKKLDQQERLITGTA from the exons ATGGCAGTTTCTCTCTCGACTGCTCCCCCGGTACTGCAGgacctcctcttcctccgtccATCTGCCGGCCGCCTTTCCTCTCTGCCGCTTCTCAGGTACTACCCActtcacagccgccgccgcttccGGCGGCTCCCTTCTCGGGTCGTTCTTCGGTCAGCGTACGATGAGGAAGTCGCGGTAACCGATGTCTCCCCAGAGTTGGACCGATACGTGGGGAACGGTAATGTCGGCGCCAGATTTGGGTACAAGGAGGTGGTTAACGGGAGCACGAACGGGAGCGTTGAGCTTTTTTTGAATGGGAACGGGTCGACCAACGGGGGTTTGATGAAGTACAGTGGTGAGAATGCAACGATTGCGGAGGATGTGGATAAGGTTTCTGAAGAGGCGAAGAGGCAAAAGAGGGTTGAAGACATAGGAAAAGAGGATGCTTGGTTCAAGAAGGATGGGGAACAGCCCCAG GTCTCTGTTGCTCCTGGAGGGCGTTGGAATAGATTTAGAACTTATTCTACAATTCAGAGGACCTTGGAAATATGGGGGTTtgtttttgcatttctttttaagACTTGGCTTAACGACCAGAAGTTTTCTTACAGAG GAGGAATGACAGAGGAGAAAAAGGTTTTGAGGCGAAAAGCCCTTGCTAAGTGGTTGAAGGAAAGTATCCTAAGATTAGGCCCCACATTTATTAAAACAGGACAACAGTTCTCTACAAGGGTAGATATTCTTCCGCAGGAATATGTGGATCAATTGTCTGAACTTCAG GATCAAGTACCACCATTTCCATCAGAAACAGCAGTCTCAATTATTGAAGAAGAACTTGGAGCTCCTTTGGATGGTATTTTTGATCGTTTTGATTATGAGCCAATAGCTGCTGCAAGTCTTG GTCAGGTGCATCGTGCAAGGTTGAAAGGCCAAGAAGTTGTGATTAAAGTGCAAAGACCTGACCTCAAGGAGCTCTTTGATATTGATCTGAAAAATCTGAgg GTTATAGCTGAATACCTTCAGAAGGTGGACCCCAAGTCAGATGGTGCGAAGAGAGATTGGGTTGCTATCTATGATGAGTGTGCCAGCGTCCTTTATCAG GAAATAGATTACATGAAGGAAGCAGCTAATGCAGAAAAGTTTGCTGAAAACTTCACAAATATGGAATATGTTAAGGTGCCTAAAATATACTGGGAGTACACCACACCACAG GTACTCACAATGGAATATGTCCCAGGAGTAAAGATAAACAGGATAAAGCAATTAGATCAGTTGGGTGTTGATCGAAAAAG GTTGGGTCGTTATGCTGTTGAGTCTTATCTTGAACAGATTTTGTCCCATGGATTTTTCCATGCCGACCCG CATCCTGGGAATATTGCTGTTGATGATGTGAATGGTGGGAGGCTCATCTTTTATGACTTTGGCATGATGGGAAG CATTAGCTCTAATATTAGGGAAGGGCTACTTGAAGCATTTTATGGAATTTATGACAAGGATCCAGACCGG GTGGTTCAAGCAATGATTCAAATGGGTGTTCTTGTTCCCACTGGTGATATGACAGCTGTCAGAAGAACAGCTCAGTTCTTTCTTAATAG TTTTGAAGAGCGCCTTGCAGCGCAGAGGAAAGAGAGGGAGATGGCGAGTGCTGAACTTGGCTTCAAAAAGCAATTGACCAAAGAAGAAAGATTAGAGAAGAAGAAGCTGCGGCTAGCAGCAATAG GGGAGGATCTTTTGGCCATTGCTGCTGATCAACCATTCCGTTTTCCAGCTACTTTCACGTTTGTTGTTAGAGCATTCTCAG TACTAGATGGAATAGGAAAGGGACTTGACCCTAGATTTGACATTACTGAGATTGCCAAACC ATATGCCTTGGAATTGCTTAGATTCCGCGAAGCTGGTCTTGAGGTCATTGTTAAG GACATTAAGAAAAGATGGGAGAGACAGTCAAGTGCATTCTATAACTTGTTTAGACAGGCTGACAGAGTTGAAAAGTTGGCACAGACGATTCAGAGATTG GAAGAGGGTGATCTAAAGCTTCGAGTGCGAACTTTGGAATCTGAAAGAGCATTTCAAAGAGTTGCTGCTGTCCAAAAAACAATTGGAAAT GCTGTTGCTTTAGGAAGTTTGGTAAACCTTGCAACAATTTTATATTTCAATTCTGTTCGA GTGCCTGCTATGGCTGCATACCTGCTATGTGCATTTTTTGGAGCACAAGTCCTCTTCGGCTTTCTCAAAGTGAAAAAATTAGACCAGCAAGAGAGATTGATAACCGGCACTGCTTAA
- the LOC103990251 gene encoding protein MIZU-KUSSEI 1-like, whose amino-acid sequence MAASSTATATAIVLEPGESATSTHTEHWQPMLHLPSSQLSLVPPSAHHLRRRRRRPARVLRLFHSFCRTLPIFTPKCKLPDPCRIATSSPAVMPTIACTPATSLIGPDHRGRRHHDLITGTIFGYRNGRVSFSLQENPRCLPSLVIELAMHTHALLREMSAGMVRIALECEKRPVEHSKESNSQLSSNLMDEPLWAMFCNGKKSGYCVRREASEEDLAVMETLRPVSMGAGVLPGRSEEEGPDGEIAYVRAGFEHVVGSTDSETLYMMSPDDYNGPDLTIFFVRL is encoded by the coding sequence ATGGCCGCTtcctccaccgccaccgccaccgccatcgTGTTGGAGCCTGGTGAGAGCGCAACCTCCACCCATACCGAGCATTGGCAACCCATGCTCCACTTGCCCTCCTCCCAGCTCTCCCTCGTCCCACCCTCAGCCCACCACCTCCGGCGCAGGCGCCGACGCCCGGCTCGCGTCCTCCGCCTCTTCCACTCCTTCTGCCGCACCCTCCCCATCTTCACCCCCAAGTGCAAGCTTCCCGATCCCTGCCGCATCGCCACCTCCTCCCCAGCAGTCATGCCCACCATCGCCTGCACCCCTGCCACCTCCCTCATCGGCCCCGACCACCGTGGCCGCCGCCACCACGACCTCATCACCGGCACCATCTTCGGCTACCGCAACGGCCGCGTGTCCTTCTCCCTCCAGGAGAACCCCCGGTGCCTGCCCTCCCTCGTCATCGAGCTGGCCATGCACACGCATGCTCTTCTACGTGAGATGAGCGCCGGCATGGTACGCATTGCCCTCGAGTGCGAGAAGAGGCCAGTGGAGCACAGCAAGGAAAGCAACTCGCAGTTATCGTCGAATCTCATGGACGAGCCACTCTGGGCCATGTTCTGCAACGGGAAGAAGAGCGGGTACTGCGTACGGCGAGAGGCCTCGGAGGAGGACCTGGCGGTGATGGAAACGCTGCGGCCGGTGTCCATGGGGGCCGGCGTGCTACCGGGAAGGTCCGAGGAGGAGGGTCCCGATGGGGAGATAGCGTACGTCAGGGCCGGGTTCGAGCACGTCGTCGGGTCGACAGACTCCGAAACGCTGTACATGATGAGCCCCGACGACTATAACGGTCCCGATCTCACCATCTTCTTCGTTAGATTGTGA